The proteins below come from a single Faecalibaculum rodentium genomic window:
- a CDS encoding SpaA isopeptide-forming pilin-related protein, protein MRRFRKFSAFALASVMGLGAVASESFAVNAAGEESPQLTIEVEGPGTVSVDYDDVSRTITAAKTFEEHLAAGTVLDINATADVNAEVASVKIDGKNHELFSAGPHYQFDWKVPEGDSVISVEFANIANIQEGTASKERTATPETEETAQVTSGSPVEEEDAVMETVTQSKLERQFQLTPEEEKAITQYQKGDYTSALELRKKKVEEYDLQEVVDSDYFLTEEFLQNYGIYGTSWNGMLILDPNVRLDYESEPYINMQRSAGGTVTNLTIHYWYYGGGGYMDGGTWDIATPNHGSQLAFCANGMQSPPPAGTTFGTPVKQNNENLRKALYYGYNGPQNKLTNYSKEQQVIFTNDLVSMANTGTCISANIGGGWIWRDYVSSIWNQLQSWPSPPSDFVAYIAPTSGSGMNWQGITTPYQPLAYGVYEEQKGHLSLQKQSSNTTITDGNNCYDFTGTEYTVYDKNKKAVGKLTIPDNSKDNWSNIIELPFGDYTYKETTAGKGYALDPTEYKVTIGPAETHPAGYVNMHHVYAKDNPQSDPIEILLQKVDSQTDQGKPQGSATLEGAEFTVKFFAGINPNIDGTATRTWVIRTDSDGFTYLDDAHKVSGDAFYKNSKGIVVLPLGTVTIQETKAPQGYYINNERFVRTITASGQAEDVKTYNAPKVPDVVNELILTKVQIGTTVPVGGTIYTHTKPDGSTEDLTTDENGQIKLVGLALGEHKILEKTASAGYVENPHEVVFKVTETGITMITDLTDKNMEWSAGKNRSPEYGLKVNEEVKEYDLKLIKINEHDKILPGAEFTIYEDEDCTKAIETLTTNETGVLVFEKLEDRKTYYFTETKAPAGYRIPVDKNGDAHVYELRAEATPAEGTFNFYVDGVKYTVANIDGSIHLEDGNGTTIIAITVINYTSGKLPETGSNWTIKLIGAAIIFGIFGYVFSKNRKCKTTI, encoded by the coding sequence ATGAGAAGATTTAGAAAATTTTCGGCATTCGCGCTGGCTTCTGTCATGGGCTTAGGTGCCGTTGCCTCTGAATCCTTTGCCGTAAATGCAGCCGGTGAAGAATCCCCTCAACTCACGATTGAAGTAGAGGGCCCAGGAACGGTTTCTGTTGACTACGATGACGTATCAAGAACGATCACTGCCGCCAAAACTTTCGAGGAGCACCTGGCAGCTGGAACTGTGCTTGATATAAATGCAACGGCCGATGTAAACGCAGAAGTTGCTTCCGTGAAGATTGATGGTAAAAATCATGAGTTATTTTCCGCAGGACCTCACTATCAGTTTGACTGGAAAGTTCCTGAGGGTGACTCTGTAATTTCGGTTGAATTTGCAAATATCGCCAATATCCAGGAAGGAACTGCATCAAAAGAAAGAACTGCAACCCCGGAAACTGAAGAAACGGCTCAAGTTACATCAGGCTCCCCAGTTGAAGAGGAAGATGCCGTGATGGAAACAGTGACTCAATCTAAACTCGAGCGCCAGTTCCAGCTCACTCCCGAAGAAGAGAAAGCCATTACTCAATACCAAAAGGGCGATTATACAAGCGCCCTTGAACTTCGAAAGAAAAAAGTAGAAGAATACGATCTTCAGGAGGTCGTGGATAGTGACTATTTCTTGACGGAAGAGTTTTTACAGAATTACGGCATTTATGGAACTTCGTGGAATGGAATGTTGATTCTTGACCCGAATGTTCGTCTGGATTATGAATCAGAACCCTATATCAATATGCAGAGAAGTGCAGGAGGAACCGTAACAAATCTTACGATTCACTATTGGTATTATGGCGGTGGCGGATACATGGATGGGGGCACCTGGGATATAGCAACTCCTAACCACGGCAGTCAGCTCGCTTTTTGCGCTAACGGTATGCAGTCCCCTCCTCCTGCAGGAACTACTTTCGGAACTCCTGTTAAGCAGAACAATGAGAACCTCCGTAAGGCTTTATATTATGGCTACAACGGGCCCCAAAACAAATTAACAAACTACTCGAAAGAGCAGCAGGTAATCTTCACTAACGACTTGGTGTCAATGGCAAATACGGGCACATGCATATCTGCCAACATCGGTGGGGGCTGGATTTGGAGAGACTATGTTTCATCTATTTGGAATCAGCTGCAGAGCTGGCCGTCTCCACCTTCTGACTTTGTGGCTTATATTGCTCCGACGAGCGGCTCAGGAATGAACTGGCAGGGGATCACCACTCCCTATCAGCCGCTGGCTTATGGCGTATATGAGGAACAGAAAGGCCATCTGTCCTTACAAAAGCAGTCAAGTAATACGACTATCACAGATGGGAATAATTGCTACGACTTCACTGGTACGGAATATACGGTATACGACAAGAATAAAAAGGCTGTAGGAAAGCTTACAATTCCCGACAACAGCAAAGATAACTGGTCAAATATTATCGAGCTGCCATTCGGTGATTACACCTACAAGGAGACAACAGCCGGAAAAGGATACGCTTTGGATCCTACCGAGTACAAAGTCACGATTGGTCCAGCTGAAACGCATCCTGCAGGATATGTTAATATGCATCATGTTTACGCTAAGGACAATCCGCAGTCTGATCCTATTGAAATCCTGCTACAGAAAGTGGACAGTCAGACTGACCAAGGCAAACCGCAAGGATCCGCTACTCTGGAAGGAGCGGAATTTACTGTTAAATTCTTTGCAGGTATCAATCCGAACATTGATGGAACTGCCACTAGAACGTGGGTAATTCGTACAGATAGTGACGGATTTACATATCTTGATGATGCCCACAAAGTCTCCGGTGATGCTTTCTATAAAAACTCTAAAGGCATTGTTGTATTACCGTTGGGCACAGTGACCATTCAGGAAACCAAGGCCCCGCAGGGTTATTACATTAATAATGAGCGTTTTGTTCGTACAATCACGGCTTCTGGACAAGCAGAAGATGTAAAAACTTATAACGCTCCGAAAGTACCTGACGTAGTTAATGAGCTGATTCTTACCAAAGTGCAGATTGGAACTACAGTCCCTGTTGGCGGAACAATTTATACTCACACTAAGCCGGATGGATCTACCGAGGATCTTACGACAGATGAGAATGGCCAGATTAAGCTGGTCGGTCTAGCTCTCGGCGAGCACAAAATTCTGGAAAAAACAGCCAGTGCTGGCTATGTTGAAAACCCCCACGAAGTCGTTTTTAAAGTTACTGAGACAGGCATCACAATGATCACGGATCTGACTGACAAGAATATGGAGTGGTCCGCTGGGAAAAATAGATCCCCTGAGTACGGCCTTAAAGTCAACGAAGAGGTCAAGGAATACGACCTGAAACTGATCAAAATCAATGAGCATGACAAGATCTTGCCAGGAGCCGAATTCACGATCTATGAAGACGAGGACTGTACAAAGGCGATTGAAACTCTAACAACAAATGAAACTGGTGTTCTTGTTTTTGAGAAGTTGGAAGACCGGAAAACCTACTATTTTACAGAGACCAAGGCCCCTGCGGGGTACCGAATCCCGGTTGATAAAAACGGGGACGCGCATGTTTACGAACTGCGAGCTGAAGCTACACCGGCAGAAGGTACATTCAACTTTTATGTTGACGGTGTCAAATATACGGTTGCCAATATCGATGGATCAATTCATCTGGAGGATGGAAACGGGACAACCATCATCGCCATTACTGTGATCAATTACACTTCAGGAAAACTCCCGGAAACTGGCTCTAATTGGACAATTAAACTTATTGGAGCAGCCATCATTTTTGGCATTTTTGGCTATGTGTTCTCGAAGAACAGAAAATGCAAGACGACAATTTAG
- a CDS encoding single-stranded DNA-binding protein has product MNHATFMGWLAFDLELKIAKSGTSYLTNSLTVRRPHKDAEGNKGYDNIPFIAYGKIAETISHYLKKGDPLLLSGSMTSSINTMKVLDPTTATVKDKKIQSLKLSVESFEFVPTKTGDHSTKVQGEKKKEKRDPKDLYYSGDELAVI; this is encoded by the coding sequence ATGAACCACGCTACATTTATGGGTTGGCTGGCTTTCGATCTTGAGTTGAAAATAGCCAAGTCGGGAACATCCTACCTAACCAACAGCCTCACTGTTCGGCGTCCGCATAAAGACGCTGAAGGCAATAAAGGGTATGACAATATACCTTTTATTGCTTATGGGAAAATTGCTGAAACGATTTCCCATTACTTGAAAAAAGGGGATCCTTTGCTTCTATCCGGATCAATGACATCAAGCATAAATACGATGAAAGTTCTTGATCCTACTACAGCCACTGTAAAGGACAAAAAAATTCAAAGTCTCAAGCTCAGTGTTGAAAGCTTTGAATTTGTCCCGACTAAAACTGGTGACCATTCTACAAAGGTCCAGGGTGAAAAGAAAAAAGAGAAGCGAGATCCTAAGGATCTCTACTATTCCGGCGATGAGCTGGCTGTTATTTAA
- a CDS encoding ParA family protein has product MSKAKIIAMVSNKGGDGKTTSCLNLAYGLSKSGKKVLLVDNDPQSNSTSIVLGLSKSLTTQCAQEYKDTWQQLVDDGADPFLASFQALEQYVNKNDFDADIHDVIEGSASITDAIQTTKYEKLDILPASHKLATSDLKLKSKLAGALSVLRKALKQVEDDYDYVIIDNQPFENSLTLNSLTACYKQGDLVVIPTKIDRGGLEGTYSTLNSCYNILDEEELEFDVKLLITMRNRNGVDMAWVQALKDTFGEAVFDSVIRYQAKPISTASLNHQVVIEAFPSSPVSHDYQSLVNEVLKG; this is encoded by the coding sequence ATGAGCAAAGCAAAGATCATTGCGATGGTTTCAAACAAGGGCGGAGACGGAAAAACGACATCCTGCCTGAATCTTGCCTATGGCCTGTCTAAGAGCGGCAAAAAAGTGTTGCTTGTTGACAATGATCCTCAGTCCAACTCCACTAGCATTGTTTTGGGCCTGTCTAAGAGCCTGACAACGCAATGTGCGCAGGAATATAAAGATACCTGGCAGCAGCTCGTTGATGACGGAGCAGACCCTTTTCTGGCCTCCTTCCAGGCTCTCGAACAGTACGTAAACAAGAATGACTTTGATGCAGACATCCATGATGTCATCGAGGGATCTGCATCCATCACCGATGCGATTCAGACGACAAAGTATGAGAAGCTGGACATCCTTCCTGCATCCCACAAGCTGGCCACATCGGACTTGAAGCTGAAGAGCAAACTTGCCGGCGCTCTGAGTGTGCTGCGTAAGGCGCTGAAACAGGTTGAAGATGACTATGACTACGTCATCATCGACAATCAGCCTTTCGAGAACTCGCTGACTCTCAACAGTCTCACTGCCTGCTATAAACAGGGGGATCTGGTTGTGATCCCCACAAAGATCGACAGAGGGGGTCTGGAGGGCACTTACAGTACCCTCAACAGCTGCTACAACATTCTCGATGAAGAGGAACTTGAGTTTGACGTTAAACTGCTGATTACGATGCGGAATCGGAATGGCGTTGACATGGCGTGGGTCCAGGCACTCAAAGACACCTTCGGAGAGGCGGTCTTCGATTCTGTTATCCGGTATCAGGCAAAACCGATTTCTACCGCCAGTCTCAATCACCAGGTCGTAATAGAAGCCTTCCCTTCCTCGCCGGTTTCGCACGACTATCAGTCTCTTGTAAATGAAGTTTTGAAAGGATAA
- a CDS encoding ParB N-terminal domain-containing protein, giving the protein MGFKSSVQQAMTRGFRNISVEKIRINPENFYAQTDFEQEAIDQMADLLNENGQDANILVFADPQDDGKEYTLLSGERRYKAVLKLVSEGKSDGMIQAKIEDAPESKSDEMLRLIRGNAQRTKTKDIRIQEVKSLQAIWEEMKKSGTAEGRFVDWAGKNIGMSARQISNYLKEAAGTGGTVEPETTEDETDQEQLKLEEFLSALSRELKDHTNGQIRVNKKMQLQVRNETLTELAHHLECLECASLAEMVKKFERGEWK; this is encoded by the coding sequence ATGGGATTCAAGTCATCAGTCCAGCAGGCCATGACTCGTGGTTTTCGTAATATTTCGGTCGAGAAGATCCGTATCAACCCTGAAAATTTCTATGCCCAGACAGACTTTGAACAAGAGGCCATTGATCAAATGGCAGATTTGCTCAATGAGAATGGTCAGGATGCAAATATCCTCGTGTTCGCAGATCCTCAAGATGACGGCAAGGAATACACCCTGCTTTCTGGTGAAAGAAGATACAAAGCAGTTCTGAAACTTGTATCCGAAGGTAAATCAGATGGAATGATCCAAGCAAAGATTGAGGATGCACCTGAGTCGAAATCTGATGAGATGCTGCGGCTCATTCGTGGAAATGCACAGCGGACAAAAACTAAGGATATTCGGATCCAGGAAGTAAAATCTCTTCAAGCCATCTGGGAAGAGATGAAAAAGAGCGGAACTGCTGAAGGAAGGTTTGTGGACTGGGCTGGAAAAAACATCGGAATGAGCGCCCGGCAGATTTCCAACTATCTCAAGGAAGCAGCCGGGACTGGAGGAACGGTGGAGCCCGAAACCACAGAAGATGAAACTGACCAGGAGCAGCTGAAACTGGAAGAATTTCTGTCTGCTCTCAGCCGGGAGCTGAAGGATCACACAAATGGACAGATTCGCGTTAATAAAAAAATGCAACTGCAGGTGCGAAATGAAACGTTGACCGAGTTGGCACATCATCTTGAATGTTTAGAGTGTGCATCGCTGGCGGAGATGGTGAAGAAGTTTGAGAGAGGTGAATGGAAATGA
- a CDS encoding relaxase/mobilization nuclease domain-containing protein codes for MATVKGWSISASASQAISYILDLKNSEEKTTGGYLVYSSDARNGPPQLASTTWKVWREKRRKKTGKEAKVKAYHFVQSFEPGSVTPEEVFDISKEWADKITEGKYPYVLAVHTDKPHLHSHILVHPYQNGTGKGWDIFWKNDLQHFRQISDAVCREHGLGVLPQQSPKSRSYYEWMADFNDTQQSTVKKVIEYLAPRSGSYQSFKDILRKLDFSVEDGSLDNNSKDGDPSVFSFTANRVLLDKERTTDTTYYLRIPKSQTYVQIPAAAVRWHRNKQTMKVTLPMEADFPAYRYGKESRVSVADLSEHFDKQMAQKKRSGLRIKPPGAQRYLKTKYMETANGQPLDLDSVKLMTSQGRLSPQMKKLLTTDSLKAIHEMRTEIYRQAGINTIPMNQPWKKRDAWLNYVGQRAENTWQRLEWERHMRTQMRSLPFLRDNRCQIAEEIRKLNQTIEDIQTCIGEMEIQMIESDSDTPEHIERYKKENLMPLEDARDKLIKELGPLDKEIRELERYEKYQENRKEEKAR; via the coding sequence ATGGCAACTGTCAAGGGTTGGAGTATATCTGCCAGTGCATCCCAAGCGATCTCTTATATTTTGGATCTTAAGAACTCTGAGGAAAAAACAACAGGTGGGTACCTTGTCTATTCCAGCGATGCGAGAAACGGGCCTCCTCAACTTGCTTCAACAACATGGAAGGTGTGGAGAGAAAAGCGGCGAAAAAAAACCGGAAAAGAGGCTAAAGTGAAAGCCTATCATTTCGTACAATCCTTTGAACCTGGTTCTGTCACACCTGAAGAAGTATTTGACATTTCCAAAGAATGGGCTGACAAAATTACCGAAGGTAAATACCCTTATGTCCTGGCCGTCCATACCGACAAGCCTCACTTGCATTCGCATATACTAGTTCATCCTTATCAGAACGGTACAGGTAAGGGATGGGATATATTCTGGAAAAATGATCTTCAACATTTCCGTCAAATCTCTGATGCAGTTTGTAGAGAACACGGTCTAGGGGTCTTGCCACAGCAGTCTCCTAAATCTCGATCTTATTACGAATGGATGGCGGATTTTAACGATACACAGCAATCCACTGTGAAAAAAGTGATTGAATACCTGGCTCCGCGGTCAGGATCCTACCAGTCATTCAAAGATATTCTTCGCAAACTGGATTTTTCAGTGGAAGATGGCTCCCTGGATAACAACAGTAAAGATGGTGATCCATCCGTTTTTTCTTTTACGGCGAACCGAGTGCTACTTGATAAAGAGCGTACCACCGATACAACATACTACCTGAGAATTCCTAAGTCGCAGACCTATGTGCAGATTCCCGCTGCTGCTGTGAGATGGCATCGGAATAAGCAAACGATGAAGGTAACCTTGCCCATGGAAGCTGACTTCCCTGCTTACAGATATGGAAAAGAAAGCCGGGTGTCTGTTGCGGATTTATCAGAACATTTTGATAAGCAGATGGCTCAAAAGAAAAGATCTGGTCTCCGGATTAAACCCCCAGGTGCTCAGCGCTACTTGAAGACAAAATATATGGAAACCGCGAATGGCCAGCCCCTTGATCTTGATTCAGTAAAACTGATGACTAGTCAGGGGCGTTTGTCTCCACAGATGAAAAAGCTGCTGACAACCGACTCTCTTAAAGCCATCCACGAAATGCGCACAGAAATTTATCGCCAGGCTGGTATTAACACAATCCCGATGAATCAGCCGTGGAAAAAACGCGATGCCTGGCTGAACTACGTAGGGCAGCGGGCCGAAAACACTTGGCAACGACTGGAATGGGAGAGACACATGCGAACTCAAATGAGATCCCTTCCCTTCCTTCGAGACAATCGGTGCCAGATTGCGGAGGAGATTCGAAAACTGAACCAAACCATCGAGGATATTCAAACTTGTATCGGCGAAATGGAGATCCAAATGATTGAGAGTGACAGTGACACCCCCGAACATATTGAGCGATATAAGAAGGAAAACCTCATGCCTTTAGAAGATGCCAGGGACAAGTTGATCAAAGAGTTGGGACCATTGGATAAAGAGATACGGGAATTGGAACGCTACGAGAAATATCAAGAAAATAGAAAGGAGGAAAAAGCGAGATGA
- a CDS encoding plasmid mobilization relaxosome protein MobC, with translation MKDQEFHIRCTAEMKNLIARRASILDISMTSLIKNATLCPYFIKYEYPKEVESLKIELAKIGSNINQLVKAMNEINAMSKKFHDINLYLDNPDYRNLAENAASIMNTFKEFSSSVVPQLETLTIKPEKVFYRDVEIAFEEDPNLKAKIEREL, from the coding sequence TTGAAAGACCAGGAATTTCATATACGCTGTACAGCTGAAATGAAGAACCTCATAGCCCGCAGGGCAAGTATCTTAGACATCTCAATGACCTCTTTGATAAAAAATGCGACTCTATGTCCATATTTCATAAAGTATGAATATCCAAAAGAGGTGGAATCCTTAAAAATTGAGTTGGCAAAAATTGGATCGAATATCAATCAGTTGGTTAAGGCCATGAACGAGATCAATGCTATGTCTAAAAAATTTCACGATATAAATCTATATCTCGATAATCCTGATTATAGGAATCTTGCTGAAAATGCGGCTTCAATCATGAATACATTTAAAGAGTTCTCCAGTTCAGTTGTGCCTCAGCTTGAAACCCTGACAATCAAGCCAGAGAAAGTTTTCTATAGGGACGTTGAAATTGCATTCGAGGAAGATCCGAATTTGAAGGCAAAAATAGAAAGAGAGTTATAG
- a CDS encoding DUF7168 domain-containing protein: MNYKDKIRKLLALSKSSNENEAKAALLKARALMAEHKITEQEVFSECRSTIVRKTTKYSCSNRRDPWMSILANVIASHYCCRSYGAVEAGAQTRTIGFIGLPDDFDLCVMVFEYAVDSVRSAFKRFKKEFSMLSTKELRKIENGYAFGFIAGLNEAFKKQDEEYQDYALVLVTPREVEKEIEGMKVKQHNLNGRISTAKYNEGVEDGRNFRPDRRISPTV, translated from the coding sequence ATGAATTACAAAGACAAAATCAGAAAACTGCTCGCACTTTCCAAAAGTTCAAACGAAAATGAAGCCAAAGCCGCCTTGCTGAAAGCCCGTGCGCTTATGGCAGAACACAAGATTACAGAACAGGAAGTTTTTTCCGAATGCCGTTCTACTATCGTCAGGAAAACGACTAAATATTCATGCAGTAATCGGCGGGATCCGTGGATGAGCATTTTGGCTAATGTTATCGCCAGTCACTATTGTTGTCGTTCTTATGGCGCTGTTGAAGCTGGCGCACAAACCCGAACAATCGGTTTCATCGGTTTGCCTGATGATTTTGACCTGTGTGTGATGGTTTTCGAATATGCTGTTGATTCAGTACGGTCTGCATTCAAAAGATTTAAAAAAGAGTTCTCCATGTTATCAACAAAAGAACTCCGTAAGATTGAGAATGGTTATGCATTTGGCTTTATCGCGGGCCTAAATGAAGCGTTCAAAAAACAGGATGAAGAATACCAGGACTATGCCTTGGTCCTTGTCACTCCACGAGAAGTTGAAAAGGAAATCGAAGGGATGAAAGTAAAACAGCACAATCTTAATGGCCGAATTTCAACCGCCAAGTATAATGAAGGAGTTGAAGACGGTCGAAATTTCCGGCCAGATCGGCGTATTTCCCCTACAGTCTAA
- a CDS encoding single-stranded DNA-binding protein, which yields MLNVFCISGTVINKPELTVMPYDIKQCEITIAVKRPYANAQGIYEDDLITLETWRGLADIASLIAPGTRINATGRVDARINEKRPTERPQYAFVTTRLDIVS from the coding sequence ATGTTGAATGTGTTTTGCATTTCAGGGACTGTGATAAATAAACCCGAACTTACTGTAATGCCATACGATATAAAGCAATGTGAAATTACGATTGCTGTAAAGCGTCCCTATGCAAATGCCCAAGGGATTTACGAGGATGATTTGATAACTCTGGAAACATGGCGCGGCTTGGCAGACATAGCCTCTTTGATTGCACCAGGTACCCGAATCAATGCAACCGGACGCGTCGATGCAAGGATTAATGAAAAGCGACCTACCGAGCGTCCTCAATATGCATTCGTCACTACCCGATTAGATATAGTGAGTTAA
- a CDS encoding single-stranded DNA-binding protein codes for MLNVFCISGTVASKPECIVQPNGIKQCVVKVAVKRPYANAQGIYESDLLFLETWRGLADTASMVVPGTCINATGRIAARMSKDGSSERPQYAFVVERMDIVS; via the coding sequence ATGTTAAACGTATTTTGTATATCGGGGACTGTGGCATCGAAGCCTGAATGCATCGTCCAACCTAACGGAATTAAGCAATGTGTGGTTAAGGTAGCTGTAAAGCGTCCCTACGCAAATGCCCAAGGGATTTACGAGAGCGACCTCTTATTTCTGGAAACATGGCGTGGCTTGGCGGATACAGCATCTATGGTCGTTCCTGGAACATGCATTAACGCTACTGGACGTATAGCTGCCAGAATGAGCAAAGACGGATCTTCTGAACGTCCTCAATACGCATTTGTCGTAGAGCGGATGGATATAGTGAGCTAA